One genomic region from Quercus robur chromosome 4, dhQueRobu3.1, whole genome shotgun sequence encodes:
- the LOC126722517 gene encoding uncharacterized protein LOC126722517, whose translation MLVNREKEKRQKYLRPMKVIKVVHIASPMKVKTSASKFRDLVQELTGQDSDTARYMEVNGGDNQGSFTFSDQQLGVDINDGVSNKLPLSNSCGEFLPYSESYFKPFNEHLQFDVLGSLGPI comes from the coding sequence atgcTGGTTAACAGGGAGAAGGAGAAAAGACAAAAGTACCTACGTCCCATGAAGGTTATCAAAGTGGTGCACATAGCAAGCCCCATGAAGGTTAAGACTAGTGCCTCAAAGTTCAGGGACCTTGTTCAGGAGCTTACTGGTCAAGACTCAGACACAGCAAGGTATATGGAGGTTAATGGTGGTGATAATCAAGGTTCATTTACCTTTTCTGACCAACAATTGGGGGTTGATATTAATGATGGGGTGTCTAATAAGTTGCCTTTGTCAAATTCCTGTGGTGAGTTTTTGCCTTACTCAGAGTCTTATTTCAAGCCATTTAATGAACATCTTCAGTTTGATGTGCTTGGAAGCTTGGGTCCAATCTAA